The following are encoded together in the Chitinophagaceae bacterium genome:
- a CDS encoding alkylmercury lyase family protein, with amino-acid sequence MVTKSNLHYQIITGIIKNGFAPSVDDLAKTLQTDNKQVINGLYELQEYHGVVLHPNEPKVWVIHPFSLAPTNFYVQTKDGQWWGNCAWCSLGIAALLNEDVKITTTIGAETKQMEINIVNGQIQDTNYFIHFPIPMKHAWDNVMYTCSNMLVFENEGQVDSWAKRHNIPKGDIQPIEKIWNFSKKWYGNHLNPKWTKWTVEDAKRIFRKYELKGKIWNLSESKERF; translated from the coding sequence ATGGTAACAAAATCAAATCTTCATTATCAAATAATCACTGGAATCATAAAAAATGGATTCGCACCTTCCGTTGACGACCTTGCTAAAACTTTGCAAACTGACAACAAACAAGTTATTAATGGACTGTATGAACTGCAAGAATATCACGGTGTAGTTTTACACCCAAATGAACCGAAAGTTTGGGTAATACATCCATTTTCATTAGCCCCGACAAATTTTTATGTGCAAACAAAAGATGGACAATGGTGGGGAAATTGTGCTTGGTGTTCATTGGGAATTGCCGCACTTCTTAACGAAGACGTGAAAATAACAACAACCATTGGAGCAGAAACAAAACAAATGGAAATAAATATTGTAAACGGACAAATTCAAGATACTAATTATTTCATTCACTTTCCAATACCAATGAAGCATGCTTGGGACAACGTTATGTACACTTGTAGCAATATGTTGGTGTTTGAAAACGAAGGACAAGTAGACAGTTGGGCAAAACGCCATAACATTCCAAAAGGAGACATTCAACCAATAGAGAAAATATGGAACTTTTCAAAAAAATGGTACGGTAATCATCTCAATCCAAAATGGACAAAATGGACAGTAGAAGATGCAAAACGAATTTTTAGGAAGTATGAACTGAAAGGTAAAATTTGGAATCTAAGTGAATCAAAAGAACGATTTTGA
- a CDS encoding mannose-1-phosphate guanylyltransferase — protein MVSNVYVVIMAGGGGTRFWPYSREEKPKQFLDILQVKKSLLQLTYQRFVGYVKEENIKIVTLKKYENTLKTQLPHLQENQIFLEPNRKNTATCILYACHKIYKQCPDAVLIIVPVDHLIMDEKEFQNCLNTAIEHVSLSEHIITIGIQPTREETGYGYIQYTENKQNPIHKVKTFVEKPNISFVKKFIESKEFVWNAGIFIAKAASFINEYQKLYPEITEHFFNTAHFFDTDKEQEHLTSLYSLCKNISIDFALMEKSDQVYVILGNFVWIDIGTWNTLYQHNPKDEQKNIHSVDTIIPKNSKENIIYTDTKDKLIVLQDMKNYLIADYGNVLVIIKKDNEEYLKDILSDLAHKELHTYL, from the coding sequence ATGGTATCAAATGTTTATGTAGTAATAATGGCAGGAGGAGGAGGAACTCGTTTCTGGCCCTATAGTAGAGAAGAAAAACCGAAGCAGTTTTTAGACATACTCCAAGTAAAAAAATCACTTCTGCAACTTACATACCAAAGGTTTGTCGGATACGTAAAAGAAGAGAATATAAAAATTGTAACCCTCAAAAAATACGAAAATACTCTAAAAACCCAACTACCACACCTACAAGAAAATCAAATTTTTTTAGAACCCAATAGAAAAAACACCGCTACTTGCATACTCTATGCCTGCCATAAAATTTATAAACAATGTCCCGATGCAGTATTGATAATTGTCCCCGTAGACCACCTTATAATGGATGAAAAAGAATTTCAAAATTGTCTTAATACAGCAATAGAACATGTTTCCCTATCCGAACATATCATCACCATAGGAATACAACCTACTCGAGAAGAAACAGGATACGGCTACATTCAATACACAGAAAATAAACAAAATCCTATCCATAAAGTAAAAACATTTGTAGAAAAACCGAATATCTCTTTTGTGAAAAAATTTATTGAAAGCAAGGAATTTGTTTGGAACGCAGGAATTTTTATCGCTAAAGCCGCTTCCTTCATAAACGAATATCAAAAATTATACCCCGAAATAACAGAACATTTTTTCAATACCGCTCATTTTTTTGATACCGATAAAGAACAAGAACACCTTACCTCTCTGTATTCCCTCTGCAAAAATATCTCTATTGACTTTGCTCTCATGGAAAAATCGGACCAAGTGTATGTAATCCTCGGAAATTTTGTATGGATAGACATTGGAACTTGGAATACCCTCTACCAACACAACCCAAAAGACGAACAAAAAAATATACATTCTGTAGACACTATAATCCCCAAAAATAGCAAAGAAAATATAATATATACTGATACAAAAGATAAACTCATTGTCTTACAAGATATGAAAAATTACCTCATAGCTGATTATGGAAACGTATTGGTGATTATAAAAAAAGACAACGAAGAATATCTCAAAGATATTTTATCTGACTTAGCACATAAAGAATTACATACCTATTTATAA
- a CDS encoding DUF2851 family protein, which produces MQEPFLYFIWKYQYFDKTTLQTTDGKTIQVLDVGILNRDAGPDFSYSKILIDNIEWNGNVEIHIKSSDWKKHNHQKDTSYTNVILHVVWQNDENCYRKDGTSIPQLELKTRTSHTMIERYNTLLSEKNPVPCFSFATNINPLKARSMMDRVLVERLERKTQLLQDILEKEKGDWNGLFFHALIRFFGFKVNEEGFQQLSKNTSFSIIHKIHRDITSTEAYLFGMAGFLSNNVNDEYSKTLQKEFQYICQKFTITPPKEYPLWKFLRLRPANFPPLRIAQLAAIFHINPQIFSSLKTLKTTKEIQKIFAQPVSNYWKTHYQFSSQTENKTQNTIGTHSIDIIIINVVSPILFLFGRMYAQPEMEEKAIDILYSLKNEKNAIADFYTFMPIKQETAHDSQAILELYNAYCTKKKCLECQIGLNILKNK; this is translated from the coding sequence ATGCAAGAACCTTTTCTCTACTTTATATGGAAGTATCAATATTTTGATAAAACAACCCTACAAACCACAGATGGTAAAACGATTCAAGTTTTAGATGTAGGAATTCTTAATAGAGATGCAGGTCCTGACTTTTCCTATTCAAAAATATTAATAGATAATATAGAATGGAACGGAAATGTAGAAATACATATAAAAAGCAGTGATTGGAAAAAACATAACCATCAAAAAGATACATCTTACACCAATGTTATCCTTCACGTAGTGTGGCAAAATGACGAAAACTGCTACCGAAAAGACGGAACTAGCATACCACAATTAGAATTAAAAACAAGAACTTCTCACACCATGATAGAAAGATACAATACTCTTCTATCAGAAAAAAATCCTGTTCCATGTTTTTCTTTTGCAACAAACATAAACCCCCTCAAAGCAAGGTCTATGATGGACAGAGTCCTCGTAGAAAGATTAGAAAGAAAAACCCAATTACTTCAAGATATATTAGAAAAAGAAAAAGGCGACTGGAACGGATTATTCTTTCACGCATTAATTCGCTTCTTTGGATTCAAAGTAAATGAAGAAGGATTTCAACAACTTTCTAAAAATACATCATTTTCTATAATTCATAAAATACATAGAGATATTACCTCCACAGAAGCATATCTCTTTGGAATGGCAGGTTTTCTGTCCAATAATGTCAACGATGAATATTCTAAAACCTTACAAAAAGAATTTCAATATATCTGTCAAAAATTTACTATAACACCCCCAAAAGAATACCCTCTTTGGAAGTTTTTACGACTCAGACCCGCAAACTTCCCTCCCCTCAGAATAGCCCAACTCGCAGCTATTTTCCATATAAACCCACAAATATTTTCTTCCCTCAAAACCCTCAAAACAACAAAAGAAATCCAAAAAATATTTGCACAACCTGTATCCAACTACTGGAAAACACACTACCAATTCTCTTCCCAAACAGAAAATAAAACACAAAATACCATCGGAACTCATTCCATAGACATTATTATCATAAATGTAGTAAGCCCTATCCTGTTTCTCTTTGGTAGAATGTACGCTCAACCCGAAATGGAAGAAAAAGCCATAGATATACTCTACTCATTAAAAAACGAAAAAAACGCCATAGCAGATTTTTACACCTTTATGCCCATCAAACAAGAAACAGCACACGACTCCCAAGCAATACTAGAACTATACAACGCCTATTGCACCAAAAAAAAATGCCTCGAATGCCAAATAGGACTCAATATATTGAAAAATAAATAA
- a CDS encoding alkaline phosphatase D family protein, which translates to MKKKILCTILISMYTACNTIQKPNSINNLYNKTLKPFYYGVASGDVSAHEVVLWTKVVPDHPIKALLVNWKISPDSLFQTNTISGIYTTDSINQHTVKVTVDNLLPDTYYYYTFSTFGIESLQGRTKTAPDMLKDSITFGVVSCANYEHGYFNAYSALAKQKNIEAIIHLGDYIYEYGKKDRKQALLIPHREHLPQNEIISLQDYRTRYAQYSLDPDLILLRQKHPLFAIWDDHEFANNTYKEGADNHSPETEGTFETRKKNALQAYYEWIPLKTNIPDPIYRKISYGKLVDIFLLEERIEGRTKQTSKDDTPSNTDTTKSILGTTQRNWILNQIQNSSAIWKIIGNPVLFSSIKFPFTNWDNWNGYPHERNIITTFLKNNHIKNIVFLTGDSHCSMALPITENFSQQTHNSVGVEFLTPSINSGNTDEYKKCYKCQEALAEQAEYIPNNPNLTFVDVINHGFMTITLQKDKAIAKWFFVKTLSSHSDSTYLAKTITVNINTTTLLVKDNSKN; encoded by the coding sequence ATGAAAAAAAAAATACTCTGCACCATACTAATAAGCATGTATACTGCTTGCAATACCATACAGAAACCAAATAGTATAAACAACCTCTACAACAAAACCCTAAAACCCTTTTATTACGGAGTCGCATCGGGAGATGTATCCGCTCACGAAGTCGTTTTATGGACAAAAGTAGTCCCCGACCATCCAATAAAAGCCCTTTTGGTAAATTGGAAAATCTCACCCGATTCCCTTTTTCAAACAAACACCATATCAGGAATTTACACCACCGACTCCATAAACCAACATACCGTAAAAGTAACAGTAGATAATCTACTCCCCGATACTTATTACTATTATACATTCTCTACTTTTGGAATAGAATCCTTACAAGGCAGAACAAAAACCGCTCCCGATATGCTCAAAGATTCTATTACTTTTGGAGTAGTAAGCTGTGCTAACTACGAACACGGGTATTTTAACGCCTATTCCGCATTAGCAAAACAAAAAAATATAGAAGCAATAATCCATTTAGGTGATTATATTTATGAATACGGAAAAAAAGACAGAAAACAAGCCCTCCTCATACCCCACAGAGAGCATCTCCCCCAAAACGAAATAATATCTCTCCAAGATTATAGAACAAGGTACGCACAGTATAGTTTAGACCCCGACCTCATACTACTGAGACAGAAGCATCCACTATTCGCCATTTGGGACGACCACGAATTTGCAAATAATACCTATAAAGAAGGTGCTGACAATCACTCCCCCGAAACCGAAGGCACTTTTGAAACCCGAAAAAAAAACGCCCTCCAAGCATATTATGAATGGATACCACTGAAAACAAACATCCCCGACCCCATTTACAGAAAAATATCCTACGGAAAACTCGTAGATATTTTTTTATTAGAAGAAAGAATAGAAGGAAGAACAAAACAAACTTCTAAAGACGATACCCCAAGCAATACCGATACCACCAAATCTATCCTCGGAACCACCCAAAGAAATTGGATCCTCAACCAAATCCAAAACTCATCTGCCATTTGGAAAATAATAGGAAATCCCGTCCTCTTTTCTTCCATCAAATTCCCATTTACCAACTGGGACAACTGGAACGGATACCCACACGAAAGAAACATAATAACCACTTTTTTAAAAAACAATCATATAAAAAATATCGTCTTTCTCACAGGAGATTCCCACTGCTCCATGGCTTTACCTATCACAGAAAACTTCTCCCAACAAACTCATAACAGCGTAGGAGTAGAATTCCTTACTCCCAGCATAAACTCAGGAAATACCGATGAATATAAAAAATGCTATAAATGCCAAGAAGCTCTCGCAGAACAAGCAGAATATATCCCCAATAACCCCAACCTAACATTTGTAGATGTTATAAATCATGGTTTTATGACCATCACCCTCCAAAAAGATAAAGCAATAGCAAAATGGTTTTTTGTAAAGACCCTCTCCTCTCATTCCGATAGCACCTATCTTGCAAAAACAATAACAGTAAACATAAATACAACCACCCTTCTCGTAAAAGATAATTCCAAAAATTGA